A DNA window from Helianthus annuus cultivar XRQ/B chromosome 15, HanXRQr2.0-SUNRISE, whole genome shotgun sequence contains the following coding sequences:
- the LOC118487640 gene encoding uncharacterized protein LOC118487640, which translates to MSGCSSNVYRSKARMMKIEPCDIICACGGQTLYKESESKANMGCRYLRCLGGCGFLRWVDVGEEKRCQICHEPQCNPYAIDEIQKDEVVVAPIKEHESYVYFEDQDFEERRPY; encoded by the exons ATGTCTGGATGTTCTTCCAATGTGTATCGTTCCAAAGCGAGAATGATGAAAATCGAGCCGTGTGACATAATTTGTGCATGTGGTGGCCAAACACTATACAAAGAGTCTGAGTCGAAGGCAAATATGGGTTGTCGGTATTTGCGCTGT TTAGGAGGATGTGGCTTTCTTAGATGGGTTGATGTTGGTGAGGAAAAGAGATGTCAAATTTGCCATGAG CCACAATGTAACCCTTATGCAATTGATGAGATTCAAAAGGATGAAGTTGTAGTTGCACCAATAAAAGAACATGAAAGTTATGTATACTTTGAGGATCAAGATTTTGAGGAGAGGCGACCTTATTAG
- the LOC110912128 gene encoding probable aldo-keto reductase 4 isoform X1 gives MRVSERGKERERMGEVVVVPRRKLGSQGLEVSAIGLGCMGMSPLHGSPKPTEPMIEVIQTAVELGITFLDTSDLYGPHTNSNIVGKALEGEVRHKVQLATKFGIKSLSGDTQTEVCGDPAYVKEACNACLKQLGVSCIDLFYVHRIDTKIPIELTVGALKELVEEGKIKYIGLSEASPETIKRAHAVYPITAVQLEWSLWTRDAEDEVIPTCRELGIGIVPFSPLGKGFFSKGPKVVENFASNDFRRSIPKFQGENLEHNKIVYERVNEIARKKGCTASQLALAWLLHQGDDVCPIPGTTKIENLKQNIGSVFVKLTTEDMSELELIAAVVKGDRYSPAVMQDTWKYANTPPLTSWKAA, from the exons ATGAGAGTGAGtgagagagggaaagagagagagagaatgggaGAAGTGGTTGTTGTGCCTAGAAGGAAGCTGGGATCACAAGGTTTAGAGGTCTCAGCAATTGGTTTAGGATGTATGGGCATGTCTCCCCTACATGGCTCCCCTAAACCCACAGAGCCAATGATTGAAGTCATCCAGACCGCCGTTGAATTGGGCATCACATTTCTTGACACTTCTGATCTCTACGGGCCTCACACGAACAGTAACATTGTCGGTAAG GCTTTGGAAGGGGAGGTGAGACACAAAGTGCAACTAGCTACCAAATTCGGTATCAAGTCACTGTCAGGTGATACGCAGACGGAGGTATGTGGCGATCCTGCTTACGTGAAGGAAGCCTGCAACGCGTGCTTGAAACAACTTGGAGTCAGTTGTATTGATCTCTTTTACGTTCATCGTATCGATACAAAAATCCCTATTGAACTAACG GTGGGAGCATTGAAGGAACTAGTTGAAGAAGGGAAGATTAAATACATAGGTCTCTCTGAAGCTTCACCAGAAACCATCAAACGCGCGCACGCAGTTTATCCAATAACTGCGGTCCAGCTAGAATGGTCATTGTGGACAAGAGATGCTGAAGATGAAGTGATTCCTACTTGCAG AGAACTTGGAATCGGGATAGTCCCGTTCAGTCCTTTAGGAAAAGGATTCTTTTCAAAGGGTCCGAAGGTTGTCGAGAACTTTGCAAGCAACGACTTCCGAAGG AGTATACCGAAATTTCAAGGTGAAAATTTAGAGCACAATAAGATTGTGTATGAAAGGGTGAATGAAATCGCAAGAAAGAAGGGATGCACAGCGTCGCAGCTAGCACTCGCATGGCTCCTGCACCAAGGGGATGATGTTTGTCCCATACCTGGCACAACCAAAATCGAGAACCTCAAGCAAAACATTGGATCGGTTTTTGTAAAACTAACAACGGAAGACATGTCGGAACTTGAGTTGATTGCTGCAGTGGTGAAAGGCGATAGGTATTCGCCTGCTGTAATGCAGGATACTTGGAAGTATGCAAATACTCCACCATTGACATCTTGGAAAGCTGCTTGA
- the LOC110912128 gene encoding probable aldo-keto reductase 4 isoform X2 yields the protein MRVSERGKERERMGEVVVVPRRKLGSQGLEVSAIGLGCMGMSPLHGSPKPTEPMIEVIQTAVELGITFLDTSDLYGPHTNSNIVGQALEGEVRHKVQLATKFGIKSLSGDTQTEVCGDPAYVKEACNACLKQLGVSCIDLFYVHRIDTKIPIELTVGALKELVEEGKIKYIGLSEASPETIKRAHAVYPITAVQLEWSLWTRDAEDEVIPTCRELGIGIVPFSPLGKGFFSKGPKVVENFASNDFRRSIPKFQGENLEHNKIVYERVNEIARKKGCTASQLALAWLLHQGDDVCPIPGTTKIENLKQNIGSVFVKLTTEDMSELELIAAVVKGDRYSPAVMQDTWKYANTPPLTSWKAA from the exons ATGAGAGTGAGtgagagagggaaagagagagagagaatgggaGAAGTGGTTGTTGTGCCTAGAAGGAAGCTGGGATCACAAGGTTTAGAGGTCTCAGCAATTGGTTTAGGATGTATGGGCATGTCTCCCCTACATGGCTCCCCTAAACCCACAGAGCCAATGATTGAAGTCATCCAGACCGCCGTTGAATTGGGCATCACATTTCTTGACACTTCTGATCTCTACGGGCCTCACACGAACAGTAACATTGTCG GACAGGCTTTGGAAGGGGAGGTGAGACACAAAGTGCAACTAGCTACCAAATTCGGTATCAAGTCACTGTCAGGTGATACGCAGACGGAGGTATGTGGCGATCCTGCTTACGTGAAGGAAGCCTGCAACGCGTGCTTGAAACAACTTGGAGTCAGTTGTATTGATCTCTTTTACGTTCATCGTATCGATACAAAAATCCCTATTGAACTAACG GTGGGAGCATTGAAGGAACTAGTTGAAGAAGGGAAGATTAAATACATAGGTCTCTCTGAAGCTTCACCAGAAACCATCAAACGCGCGCACGCAGTTTATCCAATAACTGCGGTCCAGCTAGAATGGTCATTGTGGACAAGAGATGCTGAAGATGAAGTGATTCCTACTTGCAG AGAACTTGGAATCGGGATAGTCCCGTTCAGTCCTTTAGGAAAAGGATTCTTTTCAAAGGGTCCGAAGGTTGTCGAGAACTTTGCAAGCAACGACTTCCGAAGG AGTATACCGAAATTTCAAGGTGAAAATTTAGAGCACAATAAGATTGTGTATGAAAGGGTGAATGAAATCGCAAGAAAGAAGGGATGCACAGCGTCGCAGCTAGCACTCGCATGGCTCCTGCACCAAGGGGATGATGTTTGTCCCATACCTGGCACAACCAAAATCGAGAACCTCAAGCAAAACATTGGATCGGTTTTTGTAAAACTAACAACGGAAGACATGTCGGAACTTGAGTTGATTGCTGCAGTGGTGAAAGGCGATAGGTATTCGCCTGCTGTAATGCAGGATACTTGGAAGTATGCAAATACTCCACCATTGACATCTTGGAAAGCTGCTTGA
- the LOC110912129 gene encoding probable aldo-keto reductase 2: MSRVPRIKLGSQGLEVSAQGLGCMGMSAFYGAPKPEPDMINLIHHAINAGITFLDTSDIYGPKTNEILLGKALKGGMRGKVELATKFGIKYDGVREIRGDPEYVRACCEASLERLGVESIDLYYQHRIDTRVPIEITMGELKKLVEEGKIKYVGLSEASASTIRRAHAVHPITAIQLEWSLWTRDVEQDIIPTCRELGIGIVAYSPLGRGFFSSGPKMLEKLEDGDFRKYLPRFQPENLEHNKILFERVNELASKKGCTPSQLSLAWVHHQGNDVVPIPGTTKIENLEQNIGALSVKLTPEEMAELESIASADSVKGERYGSGLSTYADSDTPPLSSWKA, from the exons ATGTCGAGAGTTCCACGAATCAAACTGGGTTCACAGGGCCTAGAAGTATCCGCTCAAGGTCTAGGTTGTATGGGCATGTCCGCCTTCTACGGAGCCCCGAAACCCGAACCCGACATGATCAACCTCATCCACCACGCCATTAACGCTGGCATCACCTTTCTCGACACCTCCGATATTTACGGGCCCAAAACCAACGAGATCCTTCTCGGCAAG GCTTTAAAGGGAGGAATGAGGGGGAAGGTGGAGCTGGCTACTAAGTTTGGGATTAAGTATGATGGTGTGCGGGAGATTCGCGGAGATCCGGAGTATGTTCGGGCTTGTTGTGAAGCTAGTTTGGAGCGGCTTGGGGTGGAGTCTATTGATCTGTATTATCAGCATAGGATTGACACTCGTGTGCCCATTGAAATCACG ATGGGCGAACTAAAGAAGCTGGTGGAAGAAGGAAAAATTAAATATGTTGGATTATCAGAGGCATCGGCATCGACCATCAGAAGAGCCCATGCTGTGCACCCAATAACCGCCATACAACTAGAATGGTCCTTATGGACAAGAGATGTTGAACAAGATATCATTCCTACTTGCAG AGAACTTGGGATTGGGATCGTTGCATACAGTCCGCTCGGACGAGGGTTCTTCTCTTCTGGTCCTAAGATGCTCGAGAAGTTGGAAGATGGCGACTTCCGTAAG TACCTACCGAGGTTCCAACCTGAAAATCTGGAGCACAACAAGATCTTGTTCGAGAGGGTTAACGAACTTGCATCAAAGAAAGGGTGCACCCCTTCACAGCTATCGCTGGCCTGGGTTCACCACCAGGGAAATGACGTAGTCCCCATTCCAGGAACCACCAAGATCGAAAATCTTGAACAAAACATAGGAGCGTTATCCGTCAAGCTAACGCCAGAAGAGATGGCTGAACTTGAATCCATTGCATCAGCTGATTCAGTCAAGGGAGAGCGATATGGTTCGGGTCTTTCCACGTATGCGGACTCTGACACTCCTCCATTGTCATCTTGGAAAGCTTAA